Sequence from the Thermovirga sp. genome:
GACCGTATCCCCTCGGAAAAAACAATTCTCCCCTCATCCAGCACCGCCACGGAGCCGGAACTCACCCCTCCCGAAGTAACCCCCTCCCAGAGTATCTCCCGGGCGGTCCGAGTCGTCTCGGGGTAACCCTCCGGCCTCTCGGCGGCCGGAACCGGATGCCGGCTGGTAAGCAAAAGCAGGACAAAAACCCAGGTGTTCCGTGTGAAAAACCTTCTCACGATGCCACACCCCCCTGCCGGGCAAGGGCCTGGATCTCCATGGTGAACCATGCGTCACTGGCAGCCACGGCGCAGGCTCCTCCGCATAATGTACAGCAAAAAAGGTTCCTGGTCATTTCTCCCCTACGGGGGAATTATTTCTTGCGCTGGGAATGAAAGGCTCGAAGGTCCGCGTAAAGGGTGTAACGGCTTTTCTCCATCCTGGAGGCTAGCATTCTCACCGCACCTTTCAGGTTGAAAAATCCGTAGTTCTCAAGCATATCGATGCATCTCGCTCTTTCAGAACGGTTCAGGTAATTCAACGGTTTACCGAGATCGTGCCGGACCTTTTCGAGAATTTCTTCGGCCGAGGTGTTGTTTACCCTGGGGAAACGTTCCAATTCAAGGTCTTGGAAAGAAAGGGGCTTCAAGGCCGTCAGGAATTCGCCCATATCCTTGAGAACCTGCCCCCTCGTCATGTCAAAATTTATGCAAAGGAAACCAATGACTTTTCGGTCCCCGTCGCGGATCAGCGCCACGCCCGAACGTAAAGATTTTCCTGTTTCTGTCTCGGAAGGATAATTTACCACGTGATCCACTTCCTCGGCCTCGGGACTGGACATCAGGAAGTAACCGAAATCCGTCATGCTCGAGTTTATATCCCTACCCGAGACTTGCCCGTTTTCAATAGCGACTATAAAGGGCTCTTCTGCTGAAACATCATGGAGAACGATCTCGTAATCCTTTCCGAGCATAGCTCCCAAGAGTTTGACCACCGGGATGAGTGGTTCAAGAAGAGGATTACATTCCCTGCACATTTTGGGCCTCCTTCAACGACTCGTTTAGGCTATTAGGAGCCTTTCAGCTATGGTGGCAGGACAAGACGGCGAATGTTGCCGTTTAAAGACAATGATTTTCATGTTACATCTTATTCAACAGGATTATATAACATACAAAAATGTGTTGACTGACCCTTTCTTCATTGATAGACTGAAAACGGTAATTGTCAAATTGAGTAAAGCTCCAGGGGAGGGGTATCCAGTGCGATTGATCACCAAGCAGGAAATGCAGCAGGTCTTTTCAATGTCTGAGGCCATTGAGGCCATGAAGCAGGCTTTCAGGCTCTTTTCCGACGGCAAGGCCATCGTGCCACTGAGAATTAATATTAATGTGGATAAATTAGAAGGCCAAGCCCTTTTCATGCCAGCCTACGTCGAGGAGAC
This genomic interval carries:
- a CDS encoding transcriptional regulator, with protein sequence MCRECNPLLEPLIPVVKLLGAMLGKDYEIVLHDVSAEEPFIVAIENGQVSGRDINSSMTDFGYFLMSSPEAEEVDHVVNYPSETETGKSLRSGVALIRDGDRKVIGFLCINFDMTRGQVLKDMGEFLTALKPLSFQDLELERFPRVNNTSAEEILEKVRHDLGKPLNYLNRSERARCIDMLENYGFFNLKGAVRMLASRMEKSRYTLYADLRAFHSQRKK